The Notolabrus celidotus isolate fNotCel1 chromosome 19, fNotCel1.pri, whole genome shotgun sequence DNA window AATAACGTGTTGAGTTTCTATAGTGACGCTATGAGGCGAAGGCTTCCTTTCTAAAGAACTTTTCTTATTTCCCAGTATTCAACCTTTCAAAGTCGCCTAATGACAgacattgttaaaaaaagtcCTTTGTGTGAGGGTTCAGGGTCAGCCGAGGGTGGTGCAGTCGTCCATCTGGCCTCGTGAGTTTGTTACATGTCAGTATTTTTTCATCACTGAGTCATATTACTCTCTATCACTTTGTCTCCTCCTGCTCATCTCACCTTATCCGATTGGTTTATCTCTTCATATGTCCAACCATCATCACCTCATCACATCCGGCATCCTTCCTTCCTCACCACCACTAGTGTCTAGGCTCCATCAGGAGGTAATCCTATCCTAAATTAAATTActatatattataataaattaATGTCCTGCAGTGAAAGCCCATTATTGGAGCGTTCTCTTTGTTtacctcaaatttactaacatctattatccttggggttaatttgaccccagcaatttaaacctccagaaactgattgttacccaggtgtatgtgtcaggtacttcatgtttctttgttgcctacctaaatagccctttaaataaaacatatttcaagcataaacacaatttaaagcattcagaaggactttatttgtaaaacagaacatcaaactgctgcaagtttgtcatcctctcgtcggccctgccttgtttctatgttgtgaaaacgtatgacacaggacacatcattgaatgtctttagagacatggtggctggaaatattatatctcaatctaaaggttggcggttcgatcccagcttctacagtcacatgctgaagtgtccatggttatagtgacctcaatatcatccaaaacaaccaaaacaaatgtgtgtaaaatgttgatatttcttatgttatatacagctaaaacagcctggggtcaaattgaccccaaggaacactgatgcgtaatttttttttagaggaaattggaacataaacattttaattttacattttcccagttgtccccattaaattaggaaaagtcatgaaatatgaagccaaaaaaattagacgttaaacattgcatggggtccaattgaccccaaggataataggagggttaaatcgAGTGAAAACCTTCTTCAGGTGTTACATCACACTTTATCTGTGTGATCTCAGGTGAGGGATTTctagtttttttctttaaagcacGCTTTATCACAATAACGACTGACTCACcagtttcttcttttcatgttCCTGTTTTTAACAACTCCCCAAATTAATGCAGCTctggtgtgtttctgtttgttttgcactTTATTGAACGTGctgcacattttgtttttgcacgcCTGCATATTTCTTAATATATAGCAGTGTTATACTTTAAAATAACTACAAATaaacactgtatttcacagactTAACACTCCtacctctaagtcatggtttcagaccacaatGGAGCAGCAGTGCAGCATCTATTTGAATACTAAATCCAAAAGTCAAGATCACAAAGCactttttattgtattcataGGATtaccaaatcaagacactggtgaGAATTGCTCTACATTGTTAATATAgacttgaaaaatgtattgagatgcaaaataatggagttttaaacatgcaattaaaaatgCTGTCAATCCTGATTAAAAAGCGATTAGttgcaattaaaacaattataataatttaacagaccTTAATCAGATTAATACAATTTCAATTATTTGTTCTCTGTAGAAATATTGTGatgaaatgataataataaaaagttcaCGACATTCTGTGTTGGAACTGTTGGTTTTTATTTTCACCAGCaaactgtctgaaaatcacttttttttccactctgcaAACAAGCAGCAAAAAACACTGGCAGAACAATATGTTTACCCATAattttacaaatacaaatatcaTTGTATTCAATAAGCAGAAGAGGTCACTGAAATATGAATAAGCCTACATTTGAattaatatcaatcaatcaatcaatcaatctttatttgtatagcgccaaatcacaacaaacgttatctcaagacgcttttacaaacataggaggtctagaccactctatgtcaaattatgaacagagacccaacaccaagacagggtaagactcagtctgaccccaccttaatccatcatgagcattgcacatcgcagtatttagctagttacagaggtgaggaaaaacttccttttaacaggcagaaacctcaggcagaaccagactcatgttagacagccatcatgcctcgactgagttgggtctggaaagacagatagaggggagtaagagagagaggtgatagtgatgagacgagtcgtagaagctgttgccgctgacaTATATGAGCCATGAGATTGCATTCATACATTTCCCAACATCTTTCTTTTGTGACCGCTAAATAAACCTCTCCATTTAATAGATGtgcaaaaaagaagaggaaatacAAAGAAAGGGAACACAGCTGCAAAGTATAATAGCATCATTATGATAATCAGTAAACTGGTGAAATGAGCTTCATATATAAACTCAGTGAGGTATTCTTCTTTTCCCTGAAGATGCTTTCATAACCGTCACACTTGTAATCCAGTACGTGTTCCTGAATTTGGAAAAAACCTGATGTAATACATTTACAGACACTTGACTACTAAGATGTGACACTCGTCTTAATGCAACGTCCTTTTAGCAGCAGGGTCTCAGAGAAAGCAAGGAGTGGTGGCAGCATCTCTATCATTGCTATCATTGCTATTATATAAGACATTAAAGGAGTTTTCTTTCACTTAAACAGTTTATCCTTGACATTTTATGATTGTATTTCCAAACCCTTTTCACATTAAACACAATTCCTTTAAAGTCAGGAATGTTTAGCATCCATGTTTGCTAGCTTGTACACTTTATAACATTTGTTAGCCCTttgcttcttcttcctttttcttcgAGAGAGTACAACCACCAACTTGCTTTCACACAACCACACTGATGATTTATTCCTCCCCTTTAACCAACCCTCAGTAGTGTTACCTAAACTAGCCCTGCTACTGTTGTAAGGCTACATATCCTCATATCCAAGGCTAAAGGCTACCTGCCTTGGCCTTCCAGATAAACACATGAAAACCTGTTTTTTAGCAGTGTGGGCTACGAAAGTGCTAGAATAAGAAGTTTCAAATTGCTACATTTTTCCCCTGTTGTATCTCTTACTTTCCAAAATGGAGGATCAATGCACATTCAATGTGTTACACGTTACAGACAAGGCATAACAGAGGTGCTAGCTTGGTTGTAGCCATAGAAGCTATGGACATTAAAGGTCCTCAGTTTGCTGCCTAacagtttaaataaatgaagttaaggtgttaacttagattcgggaccAGGACCACGCCTatgcctaaaccacaccctcaatcacctgacaagccctcttaaacgtagccagcctactccaactgcttgtccgtgactcttcaacccaccctccctcaccttactctactgcacttaacctatttccttgtcctctcctactcaactcgtgctcgctccttctatgccctgtctacttccaggtacaacctgggtcaagatcagctccagcaggataacgctgagacggaacccccatcctgagtctccttctgctgggctacactacgcacaactaattcattaaatgttcaacttatatccttgtgtggcgtggtccttgctagtgaaatgtTGGTCGGGGAGCTGGTGGCCTAGAGATCTAAGTGCCCCATGTACacaggctatagtccttgttgcagaggtcgccggttcgactcccaacctgtcttcccccactctccactccccacatttcctgtctctcttcagctgtcctatcaattaaaggcataaaaagcccaaaatatgacttacaaaaaaatacaattaatacaTTTTGGTCATAATAAGACAGTTTCAAATATGTACAAGCCGTGTTCTTGTGCCAATCACAGTCTGACAGAAGAGTGAAAACATGGCCAAGGACACCATTTGAATGTGTTTCCCTATTTGgtatgaagagaggaggaaccTGCCTTTTAAGCATTGCTCTTCAGCACTACTAGTGGTGTAAATCTACACAAGGTGCCTTTAAGATTTTGGCACGGTCACATTTTGACCAATAGCAGCTAACCCCAAAAACTAAATTAATAATTTAGTATAAACTAaatattaattgtattattattttaaccactattatttgaatcattgctttaacatatatctatcttatttaattatctatttatttctcgTTTTCACCTGAtcaccttatttttaacttttctttccactattacttattttattaattttactgtattgattttatttaagtattttattcatgatcctgccttttataattttaccattactgttgtttttctgtctctctgttattctgtgaagcactttgggctacatgtttttatgtatgaaaggtcctatataaataaagttgagttaagtAATTTGAGTTATATTTGTAATTAagtataataaattaaaaatgtaaggaGTCTTACTCCCAAATTCAACTTCACAATCACATCCTACATCCATCCCATGCATTCTTAACTGTACACAGTTCTGTAATCCTGCTACCAGCTGATCTCATCACATGTTGAGGTAACTGTAATTGTAATTGCATGTAGATAAGAGGCACAAGCCTTATCATTGCAGAAACTGACATACTGAATATTTACTTTGGTATAATGGTTGCCATTATGTGAGAGTATTGGGTGTTCCCATGGCCAGGATAACAACCTTGATAAACACTCCAAAGTCCTATTCTCCCGCTGAGGAGGAAGGCTCCAATGAATACATCACCTTATGTCCATTGAAGCACAGTAGTTATGTCTAAATggtcacagaaaacacagaaaatgctGTATCTGGGTAGTGGTTACACTTACATATTTCCCCTGCTGATGAATGTCACTTCCCTCTCTTTGGCACAATGTGTAAAGTGCCAAACTGTCACGATTGTAGCCAAGAACAGGAGGGTTCATGGAGGCTGTCCAGATGAGCCTGTGatcctcttctctttgttgcTGCACATCACAGTTGTAGCTGCCCCAGGGCACCAGAGCATACATATTGACGAGATGAAGGTGACAGAATTTCATCACGATGCCTAACAGATCGCCCATGAGAGGTGTGCTATTCTAAGAGTGGTGTATCTTGAGCACAGAAAAGCCTATTTATACAGTACCACTGCAGTGTTTGTGGACCTTACATCATGTTGCATCGAGTCTCTTTACAGTATGAACATCAGTGGACAGGACGACCACGACATATGTATCAATATCATTGTTATAGAAAAATACATCAACCCTTACCTCCAGCCCTCGGACTATACGTGTTCTTTACGTACACGATAATTAACATTCAAAGTGGATTCATAATGAGTCATCACCTCCCGTCCATTTGTGCGGAGCGCCCATTACTGTGCAGCGCCTTTTCATGTCCTATCGTATTATCCAGCTCCATGCATACAATATGCGGACAATGCTACTATGATTCACAAGTTGATAAATGCAGAGTTTTACTCACTTCCTGCTGAATGCAATTATTTCTTTGCTACGATATGACCTTCTTCCCCCACCACACCTACCATTATCCACGCCTCAGTCTGCAAAGCGTTCTCTGAATCTTATTTTCTGACCATGTTTCCAGTTCGAGTTGTTGTGGTTTGAGATGTTTTTTGGAGCAGCAGAACATCATTTGGTGTCTAGGCTCCGACCTTATCGTTCATTTGCATTTTACATGCATTGAGCTTTGATGGACGGAAGGACAAGGAAACATCTAAAGACGAATAATGCCGAGCTTGCTTCGTATGTTCGTTGGAATACGCATGGAGTTTCCTCaaattgtcctggaaaatgcgATGCATGGTTCTCTAAAACTCTCACATCTATTGAAAgatgtaggggagaacggggttggttgtcacactttttactgctttgatgattgctcatcttcaaaacatctttcaaaagtcattcctacattaaattgaagcctaaggtgttggcttgaaatgtgtatccctctcattttccaactcattgtaacaaagaggcaattaactatcaaagacacattgtgacaaccaaccccatcctgaggatggttgtcacacactatggggttggttgtcacaatggtatttcaatgggtaAAATCTTttgaaaaaggcaagaaggcagaactaaatttgaaagtttaattgcactgacaagtgataggcctacataacttaatgcatttcaaCATAAAATGAGCGAGGACCATGAgcaacacatctttaggccagcctatataacaacataaaaaacaaaacaaataggcctaacaacaatggcctactcaactaggcattacatgtgacaaccaaccccaaagagaatgtgacgaccaaccccaactggaattttttgctagcatcaagtcTAACAACCATttaacaactagttagctagctaataaaaatctgaactatagctttcccctcacactttgtaagggtaacacttgttttgttataaacccatcgtttaaaagcctagaagaaaaatactgaggagctgaatatttacaatttgacatgaaaaacacaaaaagtcctctcacctcaagttcagctgtcttaaggctgatttatacttctgcgtctcccctacgcagcaggggctgacgcggacatgagcactacatacttgtgcgtcggtgtgtccgtgtcgtgcagcaattctccgccgaaacgcctgagggcggtgcggtctctctgatagccggctgcctgcttccggccccgctacgatctttgtttacttttccacagcgattcagagcgtgttatgttaatctacagctgatacatgttgctgtttatcatacagacatgattacatgaagaatagagaggaggagatgaaatacacggccgatgtgcggccgatgtctgggatcccggaagtgttgtaaatgcgggaaagacaaagccgccgagcggaccaatcacagagcttgcggtccgcatcgGCTCTacgtggagttacattttggaggaggtgcacgtcagctacatgcataggccacggcgtaggtacgggagctatgcagaccccccggcgtagggtacgccgttgattcaacgcagaagtataaatcagcctttacactagagaagactatgtaggtgagctctgatcctaattctggacaTGTCCacaccccaatttgagagacagtgccctctggtggcgagatataacgagtgtgccaaccaaccaaccctgttctcccctagtCTATCTAAATCTGGGACACATGTTCCAGGTCTTCCATGATCAGGTCCTGTTCTTTGACATCACTTCTACCACCCAAGCACCCTCCTTCCGGACTTGAGCACTTCCCATTCCTCAAGAGTGCCGACCCACCTCTTGACCCAGATCTGAGAGCCGCAGGCTGGAACGGGAGCACGGCGTTTCCTCGGATCCGGTGGGAGTAGGTCCTCTGGCGCTCGATGCCAACCGAGCACAGCTGGAATTTGAACGCGGCCTGGAAGCCTCTGCGGAAGTTCTCGTTGAAGAATCCGTAGATGATGGGGTTGACGCTGCTGTTAAAGAAGGCCAACCAGTGAGCGAAGGGATACACGTATATGTTGATGACTCGATACTGGTGCTCTGTCAGGCTGGCGTAGTCGCTCAGCATCATCAGCGTCCACAGAGGAAGCCAGGACAAGATGAAAAGGGAAGCAACAACCAGCAGCATCATGATCACACGAGTCTTCTTCTTTGAAATGGTGTGACGACCCTCCACGTTGGACTTGTTGCTTCCAATGCCCTTTTCTGACTCACTTCCACTCCCCCTCATCGTGGGGGGAATCGTAGTCTTGGACAGGGTGAAGCCAATTCGAGCGTACATTATAACAATAAGGCTTAGAGGAGCGAGGTAGATGTTAGCAAAGAGAACAGTGGTGTAGATTTTCCTCATCTCCTGATTGGGCCAGTTTTCCCGGCACCAGTAGAAAGGCCGGGTGTCGTTGTGGGCGAGGACAATTCTCACCCTGTGCTCTTTAGTGACCTGCAGCATCACCCCAGAGGGACACATGATGGACACAGCCAGGACCCAGATGACCACGATAATGAGCTTTGAAGTGGGGATGGTCAGCTTCTGCTTGAAAGGGTAGACGATGCAGCGGAACCTGACACACAGGGGATTGAACGGGGAAGGCATAAAGGACAAGAAGACTCCTGGGATGAAACACACGCCCAAacaagcactttgtaaccaGTAACACTCCTAACCCTCACCTGTCCACTGCGATTGCAACCAGGGTGAAGACAGAAGCTGACACTGATATGCCTTGAACCATGCCGCTCATTTTACAGAGTACACTGCCGAATGGCCAACctgcaggaaagagagagaagaactgTAAAGCATGGGAGGAAAACTGCATGTAAGAACACAGAGGCAGCAGGCAAGACTCTTCTTCCTGAGGAACCTGAGATCGTTCAACATCAGCAAGAACCtacttcatgttttttatcaGGGAATCCTGGCTAGTGTCCTCTTTTATGCTGTGCTTTGCTGGGGGGTCAGCATTTGTcttgatgacaaaaaaaaaagaatcaataaGCTGATTAGAAAGACTGGTTCTGTAATTGGCATTACCCCTGACTCTCTTGAGGTTACCTTGGTGAAGAGAACAAGGACTATAAACTGTTCTGTATCTTCGAAGGCAATCCCCTGCACCGTGTTTTTAATGGACTCAGAAGCTCCTTCAGTGAGCGACTGCTGATGCCTCAGTGCTGCACAGAATGTCTTAGAAGGTcctttgttcctgcagcagtcacattttttaatgaacatttgtAGTTATGGATCTGACTCAAGGCTGGTAATTAAGCCTCAAATGTTATTTGGTTATTTGTTGTGTTTCGTGACTGTATTGTTCTTAgtgtttgttgattctgtgaacaGACCCTTATCGCACGAGTCTCCCCCACATGGATTAATGAAGttctctaatctaatctaatgtcTAGTAGCAGTCTTTGAGGTTTGTTAAGGTGGAAAACAAAGCACATATTACAGCACAAGATCATTATACACAACCTACGATTATCTGGCCCTTTAAGAAGTGTCGGTAAATTAAGCTTTTCTTATTTGTGCATCGGAGTGTCCGAGTCGCTCTGCAATACTCCACCTGCTATGctttctgcttgtttgtgcacagggAACTATGGCAACTCTGAGTGTATTATATCAAGTTAGAGCAGATAATGGGCTGATGTACTGTCGATGTACGGGGATTCCAGAAATGTAATCTCAGGAAGTACAATGCTGCCTAGtgggccaatcacagggcttgcagtccatgTCAGTTTgttgggtagttacattttggaggaagtgCACATCAGGCTACATGCATAGGCTTGGTCCTAGGAATAGGGCTATGTGGACCTACAGTGTTGGCTTTGGCGTTGGCTAAGGCGTTAGCTACAGCGTCAATTTGGCCCAGTAACATAAACCAGGCTTCATAGTCCCATAAATGGAGAGACCTCAGGAAAACCTCAACACTTATGGGCTTTCAGGAAACAGGAGCAAGTAAACTTTTGCTCAAgtaacttttttaaaacttgcaTTAATACACAAATTATACAAATATGCATATTTGCTTGATTTGCAGTGCACAATTTGCATACTTTATGTAACTCACATTGCCTCTCATGAATTAACTCACATATATTCATGTAAACCAGCTATTGACTTTGTATATAACCTCAGGTTCAGTCCTTCATCTGTACCTCTAAACAAGTTATTCATATTTCACCATCACCAAATTAAAACTAATGCAAGAATCTTAATACATCAACTGTCTGTCTGGAtatggtggctgacaggagaattatggccaagctgtcgtctctgattggcattttttttctatatatattcttgtactgtacacctttttgtttgctgctgtaactccatgaatttccccgttgtgggacgaataaaagagtaacttatcttatcttatcttgtcttgtttaTAGATCTTTTGCACAGAGAGCACCAATCTGACACCAACAAGAGCCCTCACATTCTGACCTGTTATGATGTTGTCCACCAGCGTGGTTGGCATGCAGAAGATCCCAACCAGCAGGTCGCTGATGGCGAGGTTGAGGATAAACAGGTTAGTGACAGTGCGCATGTTCTTGCTGCGCAGCACGATGAAACAAACCATCCCATTCCCCACCATGCACACCACAAAGATGAGCAGGTAGGAGACGGTGAAGACAGCGGCCACAGAGGCCTTGTGGAGGTAGAAATCGACAAATGTGGTGTTCTGGTGGAGCAAAGGGTTTTCCTGCTCCAGTCTGGAGACATTGAACAGATTCAGGCCCTCCCAGGTAGAGTTGAGCGCTGGATTCTGGCTCATGGTTAGatctgaaaagagagaagagtggAGATACATGgataaccttttttttctgcgTGACTTCTGCCTGAAGTTTCCAATATCCCTGCAACGAAACAGGCCAATTATAAAGCAGAGCACCATTACACACATCCTCCCCATGGGTGAGTGCAATCCTGAAGCCCACAAGAGAGAATCAATTGGTAATTACATAAAACAATATAACCTATCCCAGAAGTCAATAGTCCAATGCTCTGGCCTTGTTATTGGAGTGGGCTGGTTGATTCAGGTGAGACGATGCTTTAACACATCCTCTAATACAGAACACGGTGAGCAGACCGGCCAATCTGttcagagagcaggaggacagCCGGGTCAGGGGCTGGGTTTCATCAGTCAGCTGATCACAGCATCCAGGGAGGAAAGAGACTTTTTATTACCTTCTAATCATTTTTTCACTTGCGTGGTAGGTAcgttgtgtttcatgtcttttttcACAACCTCCTTCTGAAGTCTCAGTTTTAATAAATTGTAATTCAGTTAGCATTTAAAGTTTAATTCAAAATTAAATAACTTTGTTCATATCCCTGGAATTTAATTTCTGGAAAATCAAGCATACATAAGACATACATTGGTTGATAAGTGCTTGATTCAAGTGCTGTAAATAGGGTAAGTGTGGGTAAAAATGTCCGTAATTAAAAAACCCACAATGAACagtaaaaatatacaaattagTTTAAGCATTATTGAGTCGTAGGAAGGATCCCaagtttttaaacttttgattTGGAATAATGGCTGCTCGCATGAATGCCCTCATTACCTTATGATGCGATTAAGGTCCAAACTGATTGTTCTTAATCGCATGCTTTTTGCACACTGTAATTAAGATGCCAGACCATCTTCCTGCTGCTGGTGTGATCCAAAAAAAAACCCGGACATCACTGTAATTTTGAAGTACATATCTCACTCTAAAAACTCCCAGAAAACTGAGAGTACTTCAAGTTTGAGCTACCATATGAGCTTAAATGCATCTAATCAGACCACATCCCGAAAGGCAGCATAGCATCATTTTGGAGTGGTTGAATCATTGacttaaatcaaaaataaacgGTGAAAGCAATCAAACTGTAACACCTGAAATGTGCTGTTGCATTAACCAGGGATTACTGGACGTCACTGAGTCATCAACATTATCTTGGAATGGCTGCACACCATATT harbors:
- the LOC117831388 gene encoding neuropeptide FF receptor 2-like, producing MSQNPALNSTWEGLNLFNVSRLEQENPLLHQNTTFVDFYLHKASVAAVFTVSYLLIFVVCMVGNGMVCFIVLRSKNMRTVTNLFILNLAISDLLVGIFCMPTTLVDNIITGWPFGSVLCKMSGMVQGISVSASVFTLVAIAVDRFRCIVYPFKQKLTIPTSKLIIVVIWVLAVSIMCPSGVMLQVTKEHRVRIVLAHNDTRPFYWCRENWPNQEMRKIYTTVLFANIYLAPLSLIVIMYARIGFTLSKTTIPPTMRGSGSESEKGIGSNKSNVEGRHTISKKKTRVIMMLLVVASLFILSWLPLWTLMMLSDYASLTEHQYRVINIYVYPFAHWLAFFNSSVNPIIYGFFNENFRRGFQAAFKFQLCSVGIERQRTYSHRIRGNAVLPFQPAALRSGSRGGSALLRNGKCSSPEGGCLGGRSDVKEQDLIMEDLEHVSQI